A portion of the Stigmatella aurantiaca DW4/3-1 genome contains these proteins:
- the rimP gene encoding ribosome maturation factor RimP — protein MAESNFKQTVEERAMTLLEPIVAGEGLELIDLEFVREREGWVLRLFIDKPGGRVGLDECSQVSRAVDPALDVEDLVPNEYNLEVSSPGVNRPLKKLSHYERVKGQKVKVKTFGPIGDPPRKNFSGTLTEVTAEGIAVEVEGAGAFRIPLKDIAKANLEFEF, from the coding sequence ATGGCGGAAAGCAACTTCAAGCAGACGGTGGAGGAGCGGGCGATGACCCTGCTCGAGCCCATCGTCGCGGGCGAGGGGCTCGAGCTCATCGACCTCGAGTTCGTCCGTGAGCGCGAGGGGTGGGTGCTCCGCCTGTTCATCGACAAGCCGGGAGGCCGGGTGGGCCTGGATGAGTGCAGCCAGGTGTCCCGCGCGGTGGATCCCGCCCTGGATGTCGAGGATCTCGTTCCCAACGAGTACAACCTGGAGGTCTCCAGCCCCGGGGTGAACCGGCCGCTGAAGAAGCTGTCGCACTACGAGCGGGTGAAGGGACAGAAGGTCAAGGTGAAGACCTTTGGGCCCATCGGCGACCCGCCCCGCAAGAACTTCTCTGGCACGCTCACCGAGGTGACGGCCGAGGGGATCGCGGTCGAAGTGGAGGGGGCGGGCGCTTTCCGCATCCCCTTGAAGGACATCGCCAAGGCGAACCTGGAGTTCGAGTTCTAG
- a CDS encoding carbon-nitrogen hydrolase family protein, protein MHLIAAAQMVSTADKAHNLEAATRLVRQAAKLGARLVGLPENFSWMGAETERASAAETLEGPTLARMAELARELRLTLLAGSILESGAPGGRLYNTSVLFGPQGERLAVYRKMHLFDVEVGDGATYQESAAVAPGTEVVSAPTELGRLGLSVCYDLRFPELYRRLSREGATLLAVPAAFTLMTGKDHWEVLLRARAIENQCYVFAPAQGGRHSDKRITYGHALVVDPWGLVTARASEGEGLALAPVDTALQQRIRRNLPCLEHRRLLD, encoded by the coding sequence ATGCACCTCATCGCCGCCGCTCAAATGGTGTCGACCGCTGACAAGGCCCACAACCTGGAGGCGGCCACCCGGCTCGTCCGGCAAGCCGCCAAGCTGGGCGCGCGCCTGGTCGGACTGCCCGAGAACTTCAGCTGGATGGGCGCCGAGACCGAGCGCGCCTCGGCCGCCGAGACCCTGGAGGGGCCCACGCTGGCCCGCATGGCGGAGTTGGCACGTGAGTTGCGCCTGACCCTCCTGGCGGGCTCCATCCTGGAGAGCGGCGCCCCCGGAGGTCGCCTGTACAACACCAGCGTCCTCTTCGGCCCCCAGGGCGAGCGCCTGGCGGTCTACCGGAAGATGCACCTCTTCGACGTCGAGGTGGGAGATGGGGCCACCTACCAGGAGTCCGCGGCGGTGGCGCCCGGGACCGAGGTGGTCTCCGCCCCCACCGAGCTGGGCCGCCTGGGGCTCTCGGTCTGCTACGATCTGCGCTTCCCGGAGCTGTACCGGCGCCTGTCGCGCGAGGGGGCCACGCTCCTGGCGGTCCCCGCGGCCTTCACGCTGATGACCGGCAAGGACCACTGGGAGGTCCTCCTCCGGGCCCGCGCCATCGAGAACCAATGCTACGTGTTCGCCCCCGCCCAAGGTGGGCGCCACTCCGACAAGCGGATCACCTATGGCCATGCCCTGGTGGTGGATCCCTGGGGCCTGGTCACCGCCCGCGCCTCGGAGGGCGAGGGGCTGGCCCTGGCCCCGGTGGACACGGCCCTCCAGCAGCGCATCCGCCGAAACCTCCCCTGCCTCGAACACCGCCGCCTGCTGGACTAG
- a CDS encoding FecR domain-containing protein, with product MNGRWTSMLMALALSALPAGCSPDGKPQASPPPPPVRPPHAHLKEVSGDVKLKRASGDEWLAAREGLPLFENDKVSTAGGAHARIVFAHGGSVNLGEDALIGIAETRPRPGQTRTDVTVLKGKVDATLEAPATQALSVSTPSATIQAGREIVFQ from the coding sequence GTGAACGGACGCTGGACCTCCATGCTCATGGCCCTTGCGCTTTCGGCCCTCCCCGCCGGCTGTAGCCCCGACGGGAAGCCGCAGGCGTCCCCTCCTCCACCGCCCGTCCGGCCCCCCCACGCCCACCTCAAGGAGGTGAGCGGAGACGTGAAGCTCAAGCGCGCCTCGGGAGACGAGTGGCTGGCGGCGCGGGAGGGGCTCCCCCTCTTCGAAAACGACAAGGTGAGCACCGCCGGCGGGGCGCACGCGCGCATCGTCTTCGCCCACGGCGGCTCGGTGAACCTGGGGGAGGACGCGCTCATCGGCATCGCCGAGACCCGGCCCCGGCCCGGGCAGACACGCACCGACGTCACGGTGCTCAAGGGAAAGGTGGATGCCACGCTGGAGGCACCGGCCACCCAGGCGCTCTCCGTCTCCACCCCTTCGGCCACCATCCAAGCCGGCCGGGAGATCGTCTTCCAATGA
- a CDS encoding LysM peptidoglycan-binding domain-containing protein — translation MRNAFLLVAYLSATPTPTEVVVGERESLAQLAERLLGDPKGASELKALNGLTSDAVPPGTVLKLPPEADRTQALNALTAARLALAQTDSEPPRREEASAKLREAETHFQTAHYLAAAQAADGASRLLSQTVASRSTFQVSVDAEGATTVSVHTGPPVRVTAEDVTQPVSPGERVRVEKGQPPPTPRRPLLAPALRKPDEGSRIKLVPMRGKLGPVTLSWTAVQGATGYGVEVLSPEGALVHQSTVAATQQLLELPPLPAGRYRWTVRALSEGQKPAASSERLFELVEDAVKLQVGSPAWK, via the coding sequence ATGAGAAACGCATTCCTCCTCGTGGCCTACCTCAGTGCCACCCCCACGCCCACCGAGGTGGTGGTGGGCGAGCGCGAGTCGCTGGCCCAACTCGCGGAGCGTCTCCTGGGAGACCCCAAGGGCGCCAGCGAGCTGAAGGCCCTCAACGGGCTGACCTCCGATGCCGTCCCCCCAGGCACCGTGCTCAAGCTGCCGCCCGAAGCGGACCGCACCCAGGCGCTCAACGCGCTGACGGCGGCGCGCCTGGCCCTGGCCCAGACGGACTCCGAGCCCCCCAGACGCGAGGAAGCCTCGGCGAAGCTCCGGGAGGCCGAGACACACTTCCAGACCGCCCACTACCTCGCCGCGGCCCAGGCCGCCGATGGGGCCTCGCGGCTGCTGTCCCAGACCGTGGCCAGCCGCTCCACCTTCCAGGTGTCGGTGGATGCGGAGGGCGCCACCACCGTCTCCGTCCACACGGGCCCCCCCGTGCGCGTGACCGCCGAGGACGTCACCCAGCCGGTGAGCCCAGGCGAGCGGGTGCGTGTGGAGAAGGGCCAGCCTCCGCCCACGCCCCGGCGGCCCCTGCTGGCCCCCGCGCTGCGCAAGCCCGACGAGGGCTCCCGGATCAAGCTCGTGCCCATGCGCGGCAAGCTTGGCCCGGTGACACTGTCGTGGACCGCCGTCCAGGGTGCCACCGGCTATGGGGTGGAGGTACTCTCCCCGGAGGGAGCACTGGTGCATCAGAGCACGGTCGCCGCGACCCAGCAGCTCTTGGAGTTGCCGCCCCTGCCGGCCGGCCGTTACCGGTGGACCGTCAGGGCCCTGAGCGAAGGTCAGAAACCGGCCGCTTCCTCCGAGCGCCTGTTCGAGCTGGTCGAAGATGCGGTGAAGCTCCAGGTGGGAAGTCCCGCCTGGAAGTAG
- a CDS encoding HD domain-containing phosphohydrolase, which translates to MRLFKAILLLMLVASIIPTVMVGWLSVSHTRELLVRDAQELAQERVKQLRLKLEDVLSGPTQAVVDLTNTSFFTKSQAEQQALIASVLTQRRDVLAITAFSAQKERLPGLQAFAMHEMPPSAVKEHEARALALLEGLNGLRYGEVAPQGQGAPVLTLALSVGEPVKGYIAADVSLSGLQEMLQQERVGSNGFFYVADRHGHVVAGGAGLSPGTDVSHRGPVSHLLDQVAHSPDTEHFHVGNFGHGTDALVSAYNLVPDLGWTIFSEQPVVQAYRQVKVMEDRILLGLGGAILVAVVLASIFSRNLTRPLKNFTTKALELASGNFGAEVNLPQKNELGELAQTFNYMSKQLMAYDMENRRLYESLEQGYLETIVALANSIDSKDAYTRGHSQRVGDVAVEIGKELSLPERQLKQLQYGGILHDIGKIGIAESILCKQSRLTDAEMEIMREHPGIGDSIIGAVSFLTGVRACVRNHHERWDGTGYPDKLKGQDIPMLARIVACADTFDACTSTRPYQKAMPLEQAVQILDKLSGAQLDPDVVAALRRVLQKKGVRLEGHRQPVKLAS; encoded by the coding sequence GTGCGCCTGTTCAAAGCCATCCTCCTTTTGATGCTGGTGGCCAGCATCATCCCCACGGTGATGGTGGGCTGGCTGTCCGTGTCCCACACCCGCGAGCTGCTCGTGCGCGATGCGCAGGAGTTGGCCCAGGAGCGGGTCAAGCAGTTGCGGCTCAAGCTGGAGGACGTCCTGTCCGGCCCGACGCAGGCTGTCGTGGACCTGACAAACACCTCCTTCTTCACCAAGTCCCAAGCCGAGCAGCAGGCGCTCATCGCCTCCGTGCTCACCCAGCGCCGCGACGTGCTGGCCATCACCGCCTTCTCCGCGCAGAAGGAGCGGCTGCCGGGCCTCCAGGCCTTCGCCATGCACGAGATGCCGCCCAGCGCGGTCAAGGAGCACGAGGCGCGGGCGCTCGCCCTGCTGGAGGGGCTCAACGGGCTGCGCTATGGCGAGGTGGCGCCCCAAGGCCAGGGGGCCCCCGTGCTGACGCTGGCCCTCTCCGTGGGCGAGCCCGTGAAGGGCTACATCGCCGCGGACGTGTCGCTCAGCGGGCTCCAGGAGATGCTCCAGCAGGAGCGCGTGGGTTCCAATGGCTTCTTCTACGTCGCGGACCGCCACGGCCACGTCGTCGCGGGAGGCGCGGGGCTCAGCCCCGGCACGGATGTGTCCCATCGGGGCCCGGTGAGCCACCTGCTGGATCAGGTCGCCCACTCTCCGGACACGGAGCACTTCCACGTCGGCAACTTCGGCCACGGCACGGACGCCCTGGTCTCCGCCTACAACCTGGTGCCGGACCTGGGCTGGACCATCTTCTCCGAGCAGCCCGTGGTGCAGGCCTACCGGCAGGTCAAGGTGATGGAGGACCGCATCCTGCTGGGGCTCGGCGGCGCCATCCTGGTCGCGGTGGTGCTGGCGTCCATCTTCTCGCGCAACCTCACCCGGCCGCTGAAGAACTTCACCACCAAGGCGCTGGAGCTCGCCAGCGGCAACTTCGGCGCCGAGGTGAACCTGCCCCAGAAGAACGAGCTGGGCGAGCTGGCGCAGACCTTCAACTACATGAGCAAGCAGCTCATGGCCTACGACATGGAGAACCGCCGCCTCTACGAGAGCCTGGAGCAGGGCTATCTGGAGACCATCGTCGCGCTGGCCAACTCCATCGACTCCAAGGACGCGTACACCCGCGGCCACAGCCAGCGCGTGGGCGACGTGGCGGTGGAGATCGGCAAGGAGCTGAGCCTGCCCGAGCGCCAGCTCAAGCAGCTCCAGTACGGCGGCATCCTCCACGACATTGGGAAGATTGGCATCGCGGAGTCCATCCTCTGCAAGCAGTCGCGGCTGACCGACGCGGAGATGGAGATCATGCGTGAGCACCCCGGCATCGGCGACTCCATCATCGGCGCGGTGAGCTTCCTGACCGGGGTGCGCGCCTGCGTGCGCAACCACCACGAGCGCTGGGACGGCACCGGCTACCCGGACAAGCTCAAGGGCCAGGACATCCCCATGCTGGCGCGCATCGTCGCGTGCGCGGACACCTTCGATGCTTGCACCTCCACCCGGCCCTACCAGAAGGCCATGCCGCTGGAGCAAGCCGTGCAGATTCTCGACAAGCTCAGCGGGGCCCAGCTGGACCCCGACGTGGTGGCCGCCTTGCGCCGGGTGCTTCAGAAGAAGGGGGTGCGCCTGGAGGGGCACCGCCAGCCGGTGAAGCTCGCCTCCTGA
- a CDS encoding DUF971 domain-containing protein produces MSFWDRIKPAPKPISATDIRLSPDGARLTLVWDDGTSTSATAQVLRQQCPCAGCVDEWTNKRTLDPARVPPELRIQQVQPVGNYALSPVFSDGHATGIYPWPLLRDITQPVS; encoded by the coding sequence TTGAGCTTCTGGGATCGCATCAAACCCGCCCCCAAGCCCATCTCGGCCACGGACATCCGGCTCTCGCCGGACGGTGCCCGGTTGACCCTCGTCTGGGACGATGGGACGAGCACCTCCGCCACCGCCCAGGTGCTGCGCCAGCAGTGCCCCTGCGCTGGGTGCGTGGATGAGTGGACGAACAAGCGCACCCTGGATCCCGCCCGGGTCCCCCCGGAGCTGCGCATTCAGCAGGTGCAGCCAGTGGGCAACTACGCGCTCAGCCCCGTCTTCAGCGATGGACACGCCACCGGCATCTACCCCTGGCCCTTGCTCCGCGACATCACCCAGCCCGTGAGCTGA
- a CDS encoding serine/threonine-protein kinase yields the protein MNDRYRLVRPLATGGMAELFLGIAQGAEGFEKPVAIKRMLPHLAKDESLVQMFVSEARLATHLHHQNIATVYDVGTHTAGLFLVMELVNGWDLGVLMRHMARRGLRMPPHLVAFIGAQVLAGLIHAYRRTHQGRPVLTAHRDISPSNILVSREGEVKLTDFGIAKLEGISHGTQPGVFKGKPSYASPETVRGEPATAASDQFSLGLILHELLGGVHPFHDAGDPMGVAVAIATRPPPPLPEAPAPLAEGVMRALSRQPGARFAHPEAMAEALARYLSRAGEPASSNTLAAFIAGLELPPTLLEQDTPSDLQMNATTLGRGLKSPPELSHGFEIHIEEPPAPDVLPVRSLEQVAGAVGATASIPKTQPGLRHLPREALAPEPAPLAPSAAPDAPEVPLELAWGARPTATAEDEGARAPLAAFPEQRAPARRWMGLLGAVALLGPLLVLTVPWLQDLRPHWLSKEQVIAYPSLSIESHPEGARVLVEGVDQGKTPLVMDNTYPPGEVSVQLTLPGYKPWKGTFTGGAPATLDARLQRR from the coding sequence ATGAACGACCGCTACCGGCTCGTGCGCCCCCTGGCCACCGGAGGCATGGCGGAGCTGTTCTTGGGCATCGCGCAGGGGGCCGAGGGCTTCGAGAAGCCCGTGGCCATCAAGCGGATGCTGCCCCACCTGGCGAAGGACGAGAGCCTCGTCCAGATGTTCGTCTCCGAGGCGCGGCTGGCCACGCACCTGCACCACCAGAACATCGCCACCGTGTACGACGTGGGGACGCACACCGCGGGCCTCTTCCTCGTGATGGAGCTGGTGAACGGGTGGGACCTGGGGGTGCTGATGCGCCACATGGCGCGGAGGGGACTTCGCATGCCCCCGCACCTGGTGGCCTTCATCGGCGCGCAGGTGCTCGCGGGCCTCATTCACGCCTACCGGCGCACGCACCAGGGGCGGCCCGTGCTCACCGCCCACCGGGACATCTCTCCCTCCAACATCCTCGTGTCCCGCGAGGGAGAGGTGAAGCTCACCGACTTTGGCATCGCGAAGCTGGAGGGCATTTCCCATGGCACCCAGCCGGGGGTCTTCAAGGGCAAGCCCTCCTACGCCAGCCCCGAGACGGTCCGCGGTGAGCCAGCCACCGCGGCGAGTGACCAGTTCTCCCTGGGCCTCATCCTCCACGAGCTGCTCGGCGGCGTGCACCCCTTCCACGATGCGGGGGATCCGATGGGGGTCGCCGTGGCCATCGCCACGCGGCCGCCCCCGCCGCTCCCCGAAGCCCCCGCGCCCCTCGCCGAGGGGGTGATGCGCGCCCTGTCCCGGCAGCCTGGGGCGCGCTTTGCCCACCCGGAGGCGATGGCCGAAGCGCTCGCGCGCTACCTGTCTCGGGCCGGTGAGCCCGCCTCGTCCAACACCCTGGCCGCGTTCATCGCGGGGCTGGAACTGCCCCCCACCCTGCTCGAGCAGGACACCCCCTCGGACTTGCAGATGAACGCCACCACCCTCGGCCGAGGGCTCAAGTCCCCGCCGGAGCTGAGCCACGGCTTTGAAATCCACATCGAGGAACCTCCCGCGCCGGACGTGCTGCCGGTCCGCTCCCTCGAGCAAGTGGCCGGCGCGGTTGGCGCCACGGCCTCCATCCCGAAGACCCAACCCGGGCTGCGCCATCTTCCGAGGGAAGCGCTTGCCCCCGAGCCCGCACCGCTCGCCCCCTCGGCTGCGCCCGATGCCCCGGAAGTTCCCCTGGAACTGGCGTGGGGGGCGCGCCCCACTGCCACGGCGGAGGATGAAGGGGCCCGGGCGCCGCTCGCGGCCTTCCCGGAGCAGCGCGCACCGGCCCGCCGATGGATGGGGCTGCTTGGCGCGGTGGCCCTCCTCGGCCCCCTCCTCGTCCTGACAGTCCCCTGGCTCCAGGACCTGCGCCCGCACTGGCTGTCCAAGGAGCAGGTCATCGCCTACCCTTCCCTGTCCATCGAAAGCCACCCCGAGGGCGCACGTGTCCTCGTGGAGGGCGTGGATCAGGGCAAGACGCCCCTGGTGATGGACAACACCTACCCGCCTGGGGAGGTCTCCGTGCAGCTCACCCTGCCGGGCTACAAGCCCTGGAAGGGCACCTTCACCGGGGGCGCTCCCGCGACGCTCGACGCGCGCCTCCAGCGGCGCTGA
- a CDS encoding ClpXP protease specificity-enhancing factor SspB — protein sequence MDKTVPDKKERLLAALEQGLVMVHLDARRPGVLVPPHLRNEAHLRLNISYRFDPPDLAVGEWGVRSTLSFSGSRFTVAVPWSALFAITSHVTKEFWLYPDDIPVEFLQQTMVTSKAPLPEAATPPPAAEPRARTFLREVPGERTDSEPAEPQAQAQGEEPRDEPPSPPPRRGHLRLVK from the coding sequence ATGGACAAGACGGTTCCCGACAAGAAGGAGCGCTTGCTGGCGGCACTGGAGCAGGGGCTCGTGATGGTCCACCTGGACGCTCGCCGCCCCGGGGTGCTCGTGCCACCGCATCTGCGCAACGAGGCCCACCTCCGTCTCAACATCTCCTACCGGTTCGATCCGCCGGACCTCGCGGTGGGAGAGTGGGGGGTGCGCTCCACGCTCAGCTTCTCCGGAAGCCGTTTCACGGTGGCCGTGCCCTGGTCCGCGCTGTTCGCCATCACCAGCCACGTGACGAAGGAGTTCTGGCTCTATCCGGATGACATCCCAGTGGAGTTCCTCCAGCAGACCATGGTGACGTCCAAGGCCCCCCTGCCCGAGGCGGCCACCCCGCCCCCCGCGGCGGAGCCGCGTGCCCGGACGTTCCTCCGCGAGGTGCCTGGGGAGCGCACGGACTCCGAGCCAGCGGAGCCCCAGGCCCAGGCCCAGGGCGAGGAGCCTCGGGACGAGCCGCCTTCACCGCCTCCGCGCCGCGGCCACCTGCGCCTGGTGAAGTGA
- the smpB gene encoding SsrA-binding protein SmpB: MAGGQAKGAGGASGVKVITENRKARAAYSVDEKLEAGLELLGSEVKSLRDGTANLSDAYALPKGNELYLLNAHIGTYKPANVFTHEPTRGRKLLLHREEIDRWAAKVRERGYSIIPLVLYFKNGRAKVELGLCRGKTHEDRRQDIKERETKREMDRAVRRR, translated from the coding sequence ATGGCAGGTGGTCAGGCGAAAGGGGCAGGGGGCGCGTCCGGGGTCAAGGTCATCACCGAGAACCGCAAGGCGCGCGCGGCCTACTCCGTGGACGAGAAGCTCGAGGCGGGCCTGGAGTTGCTCGGCAGCGAGGTGAAGTCTCTGCGCGATGGCACGGCCAACCTGTCGGACGCCTATGCCCTCCCCAAGGGCAACGAGCTGTATCTGCTCAATGCCCACATTGGCACCTACAAGCCCGCCAATGTGTTCACGCATGAGCCCACCCGAGGGCGCAAGCTGCTGCTGCACCGGGAGGAAATTGATCGCTGGGCAGCGAAGGTGCGCGAGCGGGGTTATTCCATCATCCCGCTTGTGCTGTACTTCAAGAATGGGCGGGCCAAGGTGGAGCTGGGGCTCTGCCGGGGCAAGACGCACGAGGATCGGCGCCAGGACATCAAGGAACGGGAGACAAAGCGGGAAATGGATCGCGCAGTGCGCCGTCGCTGA
- the panC gene encoding pantoate--beta-alanine ligase: MAPQVLRTVAEVKAWETALRKEGRRLALVPTMGFLHEGHLSLMREGRRRADVVATSIFVNPTQFGPKEDLARYPRDWEGDLARCASAGVDAVFAPEPGVMYPQGYQTYVEVTEVSQGLCGERRPGHFRGVATIVTQLLCLFRPEVALFGEKDYQQLQVIRALNRDLHLGADIVGMPTVREPDGLAMSSRNAYLSPDERKRALAISRGLGKAQALFRAGTEEARALLEAIRQELRAADLREDYVELVDAERLTPLATVRSGQPARLLVAAFCGATRLIDNQPLGG, from the coding sequence ATGGCCCCTCAGGTTCTTCGCACCGTGGCCGAGGTGAAGGCGTGGGAGACGGCCCTCCGGAAAGAGGGTCGCAGGCTCGCGCTGGTGCCCACCATGGGTTTTCTGCACGAAGGGCACCTCTCGCTCATGCGGGAGGGGCGTCGGCGTGCGGACGTGGTGGCCACCTCCATCTTCGTCAACCCCACCCAGTTCGGCCCCAAGGAAGACCTGGCGCGTTACCCACGCGACTGGGAGGGAGACTTGGCCCGGTGCGCCAGCGCCGGGGTCGACGCCGTTTTCGCCCCCGAGCCGGGCGTCATGTACCCGCAGGGGTATCAGACCTACGTGGAGGTGACGGAGGTCAGCCAGGGGCTGTGCGGCGAGCGGCGCCCCGGTCATTTCCGGGGCGTGGCCACCATCGTCACCCAGTTGCTGTGCCTCTTCCGCCCCGAGGTGGCCCTGTTTGGGGAGAAGGATTACCAGCAACTCCAGGTCATCCGGGCCTTGAACCGGGACCTGCACCTGGGCGCGGACATTGTCGGCATGCCCACCGTGCGGGAGCCGGACGGCCTGGCGATGAGCTCCCGCAATGCCTATCTCTCGCCAGACGAGCGCAAGCGTGCGCTCGCCATCTCGCGAGGGCTGGGCAAGGCCCAGGCCCTGTTTCGGGCAGGCACCGAGGAGGCAAGGGCGCTCCTGGAGGCCATCCGTCAAGAGCTGCGGGCCGCGGACCTCCGGGAGGACTACGTGGAGCTGGTCGACGCGGAACGGCTGACCCCCCTGGCCACTGTCCGGTCTGGTCAGCCCGCGCGTCTGTTGGTGGCCGCTTTTTGTGGGGCGACACGGCTCATCGACAACCAGCCTCTGGGCGGTTAG
- the panB gene encoding 3-methyl-2-oxobutanoate hydroxymethyltransferase encodes MKDKVTIHTLKRLKQAGQKICMVTAYDATFAHILDQAGADVLLVGDSLGMVFQGHDSTLPVTMDQMVYHCSAVSRGARRSHIVGDLPFMSYQTSVETAVRNAGRLVAEGGVGSVKLEGGAEFADAVAAITRASIPVMGHLGLTPQSVHKMGGYVVQGKDEQTAVKILQDALAIERAGAYALVLEGVPSELAQQVTQRLSIPVIGIGAGVHCDGQVLVCYDLLGMNPDFKPKFVKRYADMHGTITGAASAFFSEIRAGAFPDEDHSFHSKTLRLVASQTHRELELSEPGEKVGPIYGVPV; translated from the coding sequence GTGAAGGACAAGGTCACCATCCATACGCTGAAGCGCTTGAAGCAGGCGGGCCAGAAGATCTGCATGGTCACCGCCTACGACGCCACCTTCGCCCACATCCTGGATCAAGCCGGTGCGGACGTGCTGCTGGTCGGTGATTCCCTGGGCATGGTCTTCCAGGGGCATGACTCCACGCTCCCGGTGACGATGGACCAGATGGTCTATCACTGCTCCGCCGTCAGCCGCGGCGCGCGGCGGTCCCACATCGTGGGGGATCTGCCCTTCATGAGCTATCAGACCTCGGTGGAGACGGCGGTCCGCAACGCGGGACGGCTCGTGGCCGAGGGCGGCGTGGGCAGCGTGAAGCTGGAGGGGGGCGCGGAGTTCGCCGACGCGGTGGCCGCCATCACCCGGGCCAGCATTCCCGTCATGGGGCACCTGGGGCTGACCCCTCAGTCGGTCCACAAGATGGGCGGCTATGTGGTGCAGGGCAAGGACGAGCAGACGGCGGTGAAGATCCTCCAGGACGCGCTCGCGATCGAGCGGGCGGGCGCCTATGCGCTGGTGCTGGAGGGCGTTCCCTCGGAGTTGGCCCAGCAGGTGACCCAGCGCCTGAGCATCCCCGTCATCGGCATTGGCGCGGGCGTGCACTGCGATGGCCAAGTCCTCGTCTGCTACGACTTGCTGGGGATGAACCCGGACTTCAAGCCCAAGTTCGTCAAGCGCTACGCGGACATGCACGGCACCATCACGGGCGCGGCCAGTGCGTTCTTCTCCGAGATCCGGGCGGGCGCCTTCCCGGACGAGGACCACTCCTTCCACTCGAAGACGCTGCGGCTGGTGGCCTCCCAGACCCATCGCGAGCTGGAGTTGTCCGAGCCGGGGGAGAAGGTCGGCCCCATCTACGGGGTTCCCGTCTAG
- a CDS encoding deoxynucleoside kinase — MDYRYIVVEGPIGVGKTSLSNLLAERFNARRVLEVVEENPFLSSFYLDRQKYAFQTQTFFLLSRFRQQQELFQQDLFSSVTVSDYLFAKDRIFACLTLDSHELALYDRVFEALGPRVTKPDLVIYLQARLDVLLHRIKKRGREFERKFDAGYLEELVHAYNEFFSHYTETPLLVVNTSDIDFVNSETDREALIQSIHNARQPGIHHHEPGPGRRA, encoded by the coding sequence ATGGACTACCGCTACATCGTGGTCGAAGGGCCCATCGGCGTGGGCAAGACGAGCCTCTCCAACCTCCTGGCCGAGCGATTCAACGCGCGCCGGGTGCTGGAGGTGGTGGAGGAGAATCCCTTCCTGTCCAGCTTCTATCTGGACCGGCAGAAGTACGCCTTCCAGACGCAGACCTTCTTCTTGCTGTCGCGCTTCCGGCAGCAGCAGGAGCTCTTCCAGCAGGATCTCTTCAGCTCGGTGACGGTCAGCGACTACCTGTTCGCCAAGGACCGCATCTTCGCCTGCCTCACGCTGGATTCGCACGAGCTGGCGCTCTACGACCGGGTCTTCGAGGCCCTCGGGCCCCGGGTGACCAAGCCGGACCTGGTCATCTACCTGCAAGCCCGGCTGGATGTCCTGCTGCACCGGATCAAGAAGCGGGGCCGGGAGTTCGAGCGCAAGTTCGACGCGGGGTATTTGGAAGAGCTGGTGCACGCCTACAACGAGTTCTTCTCGCACTACACCGAGACGCCGCTGCTGGTCGTGAATACCTCGGACATCGACTTCGTGAACAGCGAGACAGACCGGGAAGCGCTCATCCAGTCCATCCACAATGCGCGTCAGCCCGGCATCCACCACCACGAGCCAGGGCCGGGCAGGCGGGCGTAG